A stretch of the Arthrobacter stackebrandtii genome encodes the following:
- a CDS encoding response regulator transcription factor: MPTTAAPSGPAAATPQPAPAHEPLPKLTRADGEPIRALVVDDEPELADLMRRGLEMTGWEVRTANDGFAALRTAREFVPDVLVLDVMMPGMDGVELLQKLRTIYPDVPALFLTAKDAVTDKVTGLAAGGDDYVTKPFSMKEVLLRLHRVVQRSGITAPQFALLQVGDLTLNKDTKVVQRDGTDIPLTGTEFELLKFLMENPRHVLSKSRLLDRVWNYDFGGQSNIVELYISYLRKKVDAGRPPMIHTVRGSGYVIKPAP; this comes from the coding sequence ATGCCCACTACCGCAGCGCCCTCAGGCCCGGCCGCCGCAACTCCCCAGCCCGCGCCGGCACACGAACCCCTCCCCAAGCTCACCCGGGCAGACGGCGAGCCCATCCGCGCGCTGGTGGTGGACGATGAGCCCGAGCTGGCCGACCTCATGCGCCGCGGACTGGAAATGACCGGCTGGGAGGTGCGGACCGCCAATGACGGCTTCGCCGCGCTGCGCACGGCCCGGGAATTTGTCCCCGACGTGCTCGTCCTTGACGTCATGATGCCCGGAATGGACGGGGTGGAACTGCTGCAAAAGCTCCGCACCATCTACCCGGACGTGCCCGCCCTGTTCCTGACTGCGAAGGATGCCGTCACGGACAAGGTGACCGGGCTGGCGGCCGGCGGCGACGACTATGTCACCAAGCCGTTCAGCATGAAGGAGGTGCTGCTGCGCCTGCACCGAGTGGTCCAACGCTCCGGGATCACTGCCCCGCAGTTCGCCCTGCTGCAGGTGGGGGACCTGACCCTGAACAAGGACACCAAGGTGGTCCAGCGCGACGGGACGGACATCCCGCTGACCGGCACCGAGTTCGAGCTGCTGAAGTTCCTCATGGAAAACCCACGGCACGTGCTGAGCAAGTCTCGCCTGCTGGACCGCGTCTGGAACTACGACTTCGGCGGCCAAAGCAACATCGTGGAACTCTACATCTCCTACCTTCGCAAGAAGGTCGATGCCGGCCGGCCGCCCATGATCCACACCGTCCGCGGCTCCGGCTACGTGATCAAGCCGGCACCATGA
- a CDS encoding DUF4232 domain-containing protein, translated as MTTDNSSPATPGTPGKKSNTGKVVALTVTITVLAVAVVLLLWTQFNGKDTAGTAPTETPSATGAPTTEAAPSESATAPTEEASPSTAPAASPLCTAASLTGALDASSGGGAAGSVYMQLVLTNSGSADCILDGYPGVSLVKAGTTEPIGAPAERDPAAPSNGPITLGPGQNASATLRYTQAGNYPDCKSEQADSVLVYPPSDTGHLEIAHPLTACSNADIKLLTIGAFQQ; from the coding sequence ATGACCACTGACAACAGCAGTCCCGCCACCCCCGGCACTCCCGGGAAAAAGTCGAACACCGGAAAGGTCGTCGCCCTGACCGTGACCATCACGGTGCTGGCCGTTGCCGTGGTCCTGCTCCTGTGGACCCAGTTCAACGGCAAGGACACGGCCGGGACGGCCCCCACGGAAACGCCCTCCGCCACCGGGGCACCCACCACTGAGGCGGCCCCAAGCGAATCCGCAACGGCGCCCACGGAGGAGGCATCGCCGTCGACCGCGCCCGCAGCATCGCCCCTGTGCACGGCGGCGTCATTGACCGGCGCCCTGGACGCCAGCAGCGGCGGCGGCGCGGCGGGGAGCGTCTACATGCAACTGGTCCTGACCAACAGCGGCTCCGCCGACTGCATCCTGGACGGCTACCCGGGGGTTTCCCTGGTCAAGGCCGGCACGACCGAGCCCATCGGTGCGCCGGCAGAGCGTGATCCGGCGGCACCGTCCAACGGCCCCATCACACTTGGACCGGGCCAAAACGCCTCGGCCACCCTGAGGTACACGCAGGCCGGCAACTACCCGGACTGCAAGAGCGAGCAGGCCGATTCGGTGCTCGTCTACCCGCCGAGCGACACCGGCCACCTGGAAATCGCACACCCTCTGACAGCGTGCAGCAACGCAGACATCAAGCTGCTGACCATCGGGGCGTTCCAGCAGTAG
- a CDS encoding DUF5682 family protein, translating into MSPKHAPASYRQEPADALAALVDSRAPFLIGVRHHSAALAASMEELLDSFAPEVLVIELPAQAQDWLPWLSSPDTVAPLAFAGAGADGYLAFYPFADFSPELVALRWARAHNVPVLCADAAMGSEPLASTDTSDAGHPAQVPGPAVEGESPTAYTASLLRHTSADRDELWEVHVEAPGAGAGAEAIRVAGLGIGWAHRCDELSAAGLGPQDAYREAVMRHVLQGALETHQRVAAVVGSFHAAALLEPAADELPAATTTQVSCSLVPYEFAHLDSRSGYPSGVKDPAWQQGVLESRLDVAALREHTITMATQVARELRTAGHPTGPAEAREAVRLSLDLAALRGNHAAGRRELHEGFASVFAQGDVLGKGRAVARAAQKVLVGQRRGAIDPLAPRSGLVVSLAETMTAARLPFGPDLMLAPKIYDLDPLRTTASGKDGLDRLRQLVLARLVVAGIHYATAQDVQSSFGPALTHRWKVQYVAGTVATVEHAALRGVTLQQAADGALLAALSHQVREQGPTPAQITEGLNRAAGADLATPFAMYLSAAEETFLDRASLAELLGLHDLLEQLSAGHIAVFSAQEWLPRITRLTHLVLAAALTQVEGLRGSKDPEDATSLGRLFRQLPTPPLRLVATIGSFKDKASPLIQGAAWGILACSGHLPEDELAQELSGWIIGSNSTEQREKLGQRLTGLWLCAGSLLESGNAVMSGLIATLETLSDAAFLERVPALRGGFDVLSPADRQRVLDSVRSHTGAAVENSSVDPQLLLAWATADQQAWAFLESSGLRNGITAVNRWRLVLGREQQDLDGPGRRYARSLDELYGHGSGEGAESDRMGRGGGQEDSFPSARVWADELEALFGSDVREEVLAHAVARGRADALGQVRPDAVVPSVELLGNVLNLVGALPESQLGPARALVRSIVEQLSRELANELRPTLHGIAGVRTTRRKTPRIDLPGTIRANLATARPRVLHEPGKEPVAGWQILPSSPVFKTLSSKSSTWDIIVLVDVSGSMEQSVIFAALTSAILAAAPALQVHFVAFSTQVLDLSEHVTDPLALLLEVSIGGGTDIGKALAYARTLISRPQKTLLAVVSDFEEGASVPRLVNECADLAASGVHMMGCAALDRSGNATYNVSIASQLVAAGMPTAAVTPQGLTAWVAEVVKRHA; encoded by the coding sequence GTGAGTCCCAAACACGCCCCTGCTTCATACCGCCAGGAGCCTGCCGACGCGTTGGCCGCTCTGGTGGATTCCCGCGCGCCCTTCCTCATTGGCGTGCGGCACCATTCGGCGGCCCTCGCCGCGTCCATGGAGGAACTGCTGGACAGCTTTGCCCCGGAGGTCCTGGTCATCGAACTGCCGGCCCAGGCCCAGGATTGGCTGCCGTGGCTAAGCTCGCCGGACACGGTGGCTCCCCTCGCGTTCGCTGGCGCCGGGGCCGATGGCTACCTGGCCTTCTACCCCTTCGCTGACTTCAGTCCTGAACTCGTGGCCCTCCGCTGGGCCCGCGCGCACAATGTACCCGTGCTGTGTGCCGATGCTGCCATGGGCTCGGAACCTCTGGCGTCTACGGATACGTCCGACGCCGGCCACCCCGCCCAGGTGCCCGGCCCCGCCGTCGAGGGTGAGTCACCCACGGCCTACACCGCTTCTCTCCTGCGGCACACGTCCGCCGACCGGGACGAGCTGTGGGAGGTGCATGTGGAAGCGCCGGGAGCCGGGGCAGGCGCCGAGGCCATCCGTGTGGCGGGTTTGGGCATTGGCTGGGCACACCGCTGTGATGAGCTGTCGGCGGCCGGATTGGGTCCACAGGACGCCTACCGTGAAGCCGTGATGCGCCATGTTCTGCAAGGTGCATTGGAAACGCACCAGCGTGTTGCGGCCGTGGTGGGCAGCTTTCACGCGGCAGCGCTTCTGGAACCGGCCGCGGATGAGCTGCCTGCTGCGACCACCACGCAGGTGAGCTGTTCTCTGGTGCCTTATGAATTTGCGCACCTGGATTCGCGTTCCGGCTACCCCTCAGGGGTCAAGGACCCTGCGTGGCAGCAGGGCGTACTGGAAAGCCGCCTGGATGTTGCAGCACTCCGCGAGCACACCATCACCATGGCCACCCAGGTGGCCCGCGAACTGCGCACTGCAGGACACCCCACGGGCCCGGCCGAGGCCCGCGAGGCCGTGCGGCTCTCGCTGGATTTGGCCGCGCTGCGAGGCAACCATGCCGCCGGACGGCGTGAACTCCATGAAGGATTCGCCTCGGTTTTTGCCCAGGGAGATGTTTTGGGCAAGGGCCGGGCCGTGGCACGTGCGGCCCAAAAGGTGCTGGTGGGCCAACGACGTGGAGCCATCGACCCCTTGGCTCCCCGATCCGGGTTGGTGGTGAGCCTGGCCGAAACCATGACTGCTGCGCGGTTACCCTTCGGCCCCGATTTGATGTTGGCGCCGAAGATCTATGACCTTGACCCGTTGCGGACCACCGCTTCCGGAAAGGACGGATTGGACCGGCTCCGCCAACTGGTGCTGGCCCGCCTGGTCGTAGCAGGAATCCACTACGCCACTGCCCAAGACGTTCAGAGCAGTTTTGGCCCGGCCCTAACCCACCGCTGGAAGGTCCAGTATGTGGCGGGCACCGTGGCCACAGTGGAACATGCAGCCCTGCGCGGGGTGACCTTGCAACAGGCTGCGGACGGCGCACTCTTGGCAGCGCTGAGCCATCAAGTGAGAGAACAAGGCCCCACCCCGGCTCAAATCACCGAGGGCTTGAACCGCGCAGCGGGGGCGGACCTGGCAACACCCTTCGCGATGTACCTGTCCGCGGCGGAGGAGACCTTCCTGGACCGGGCATCGCTGGCAGAGCTCCTGGGACTTCACGATCTTCTGGAGCAACTCAGCGCCGGGCATATTGCCGTCTTTTCGGCACAGGAGTGGCTGCCGCGAATCACACGGCTGACCCACCTTGTCCTGGCTGCGGCACTCACCCAGGTGGAGGGGCTGCGTGGCAGCAAGGACCCGGAGGATGCCACCTCCCTGGGGCGGTTATTCAGGCAACTTCCCACTCCTCCGCTGCGACTGGTCGCCACCATTGGCAGCTTCAAGGACAAGGCCTCACCCCTTATCCAAGGCGCGGCCTGGGGCATTCTGGCCTGCTCCGGCCACCTCCCGGAAGACGAGCTCGCCCAGGAACTCAGCGGCTGGATCATCGGATCCAACTCAACAGAACAACGTGAAAAGCTGGGGCAGCGTCTCACCGGTCTCTGGCTCTGCGCCGGCTCCCTCCTGGAATCCGGCAACGCCGTCATGTCCGGGCTCATCGCCACGCTTGAGACACTCAGCGATGCAGCCTTCCTGGAACGCGTTCCGGCCCTGCGCGGCGGTTTTGACGTCCTGAGCCCGGCGGACCGGCAGCGCGTCCTGGACTCCGTGCGTTCCCACACGGGGGCAGCTGTGGAAAACAGTTCCGTGGACCCTCAGCTCCTGCTGGCCTGGGCCACGGCCGATCAGCAGGCCTGGGCTTTCCTGGAATCCAGCGGACTGCGCAACGGCATCACCGCTGTGAACCGTTGGCGTTTGGTGCTGGGTCGTGAGCAGCAGGACCTGGATGGGCCGGGGCGCCGCTATGCCCGCAGCCTAGATGAACTGTATGGCCATGGCTCCGGTGAAGGCGCCGAGAGCGACCGGATGGGCCGTGGGGGCGGCCAAGAGGACAGCTTCCCCAGCGCACGGGTTTGGGCCGATGAGCTGGAGGCGCTCTTCGGCAGCGACGTTCGTGAAGAAGTCCTGGCCCACGCGGTAGCCCGGGGCCGGGCCGATGCTCTAGGCCAGGTCCGCCCGGATGCCGTGGTGCCTTCCGTTGAGCTGCTGGGCAATGTGCTCAATCTGGTGGGCGCCCTCCCCGAATCCCAGTTGGGCCCGGCTCGCGCCCTGGTGCGGAGCATCGTGGAGCAGCTTTCCCGCGAGCTGGCCAATGAACTACGCCCCACCCTGCACGGGATAGCCGGGGTACGCACCACCCGGCGCAAGACCCCGCGAATTGATTTGCCCGGCACCATCCGCGCCAACCTCGCCACAGCCCGGCCACGCGTACTGCATGAACCAGGGAAGGAGCCAGTGGCAGGATGGCAGATCCTCCCGTCCTCCCCCGTGTTCAAAACCCTGTCCAGCAAGTCCTCCACCTGGGACATCATCGTCCTGGTGGATGTCTCCGGCTCCATGGAGCAGAGCGTTATTTTCGCGGCCCTGACCTCCGCCATCTTGGCTGCTGCGCCCGCATTGCAGGTCCACTTCGTGGCGTTCTCCACCCAGGTACTGGATCTCAGCGAGCATGTCACGGATCCGTTGGCACTCCTGCTGGAGGTTTCCATCGGCGGAGGGACGGACATCGGCAAGGCACTGGCGTACGCCCGCACACTTATCAGCCGGCCGCAGAAGACACTGCTCGCCGTCGTCTCTGACTTCGAGGAAGGCGCCTCGGTGCCACGCCTGGTCAATGAATGCGCCGATCTGGCTGCCAGCGGCGTGCACATGATGGGCTGCGCAGCCCTCGACCGCAGCGGCAACGCAACGTATAACGTCAGCATCGCCTCGCAGTTGGTGGCGGCCGGCATGCCTACTGCTGCGGTGACACCGCAGGGCCTGACGGCCTGGGTTGCGGAGGTGGTGAAGCGGCATGCCTGA
- a CDS encoding sensor histidine kinase, whose product MTNPSTGAGPAGGAMAGSVAGTRISTRLRQLSRPNRWHLSTRLVALLLALLTVIAVLIGMVSYATLSMTLTNQLDSSLQQASVRTAAFYASAPGTGTPDPLEARATSAGQLSAVLSNGLVHYAGILSPTGVRQQLTTSDADILAGLSPNGDVSSKRLSIGGYRLQAVAVPGGDTLITGLPLAATQQTLSTLVLSIVLVSLAGMLALGWAGTLIIRRNLRPLAQLSATATKVSTLRLDAGEVALGVRVPEAAAHPGTEVGNVGHAFNAMLDNVQHALEARQRSETKLRRFVADASHELRTPLTAIRGYAELLAMSEPLSADGQTALGRVQDQSVRMSRLVEDLLTLARIDEAQQSVGGTAGRPLQPLNLSPLVMEAVSDLQVATPDHTWSFSVPDEPVDVLGEDAALRQVLLNLLGNAAKHTPAGTTVHTELTVSQVGSCTLAVSDDGPGIDPAFQRIIFDRFSRADQARTSTTGSTGLGLSIVQGIVAAHGGTVSVASRPGSTVFTVQLPLARVASVGAQAAPAQ is encoded by the coding sequence ATGACCAACCCGAGCACCGGTGCCGGCCCGGCCGGAGGCGCCATGGCCGGCAGCGTCGCCGGGACGAGAATCAGCACCAGGCTCCGCCAGCTGTCCCGCCCGAACCGCTGGCACTTGAGCACTCGCCTGGTGGCCCTCCTGCTTGCCCTGCTCACGGTCATCGCCGTGCTGATCGGCATGGTCAGCTACGCCACCTTGAGCATGACACTGACCAACCAGTTGGACTCCTCCCTGCAACAAGCCTCGGTGCGCACCGCCGCGTTCTACGCCAGCGCGCCCGGCACCGGCACGCCCGACCCCCTCGAAGCCCGGGCCACCAGTGCCGGCCAGTTGAGCGCGGTCCTGAGCAACGGCCTCGTGCACTATGCAGGAATCCTCTCCCCCACCGGCGTGCGGCAGCAGCTCACCACATCCGACGCCGACATCCTCGCCGGTCTCTCCCCCAACGGCGACGTCAGCAGCAAGCGGCTCTCGATTGGCGGATACAGGCTGCAGGCCGTGGCCGTGCCCGGCGGGGACACCCTGATCACCGGCCTGCCCCTGGCCGCCACGCAGCAGACGCTCTCCACCCTGGTCCTGTCGATCGTGCTGGTCTCGCTGGCCGGCATGCTGGCCCTGGGCTGGGCCGGAACCCTCATCATCCGCCGCAACCTGCGCCCGCTCGCACAGCTGTCGGCAACGGCCACCAAGGTTTCCACGTTGAGGCTCGACGCCGGTGAGGTCGCCCTGGGCGTGCGTGTCCCGGAGGCCGCGGCGCATCCGGGCACCGAGGTGGGCAATGTGGGCCACGCGTTCAACGCCATGCTGGACAATGTGCAGCACGCGCTGGAGGCCCGCCAGCGCAGCGAGACCAAGCTGCGCCGCTTCGTGGCCGATGCCAGCCACGAACTGCGCACCCCGCTGACGGCGATCCGCGGCTATGCCGAGCTGCTGGCCATGAGCGAACCCCTCAGCGCCGACGGCCAAACCGCGCTGGGCCGGGTCCAGGACCAGTCTGTCCGCATGAGCCGGCTCGTGGAGGACCTGTTGACGCTGGCCCGGATCGACGAGGCCCAGCAGTCCGTGGGAGGGACGGCCGGGCGGCCCCTGCAGCCGCTGAACCTGAGTCCGCTGGTCATGGAAGCCGTGAGCGACCTGCAGGTGGCCACGCCGGACCACACGTGGAGCTTTTCCGTGCCCGACGAACCCGTGGACGTCCTGGGCGAGGACGCGGCACTGCGCCAGGTCCTGCTAAACCTGCTGGGCAACGCAGCCAAGCACACACCGGCCGGGACCACCGTCCACACCGAACTGACGGTTTCCCAGGTCGGCTCCTGCACCCTGGCGGTCAGCGACGACGGCCCCGGGATCGACCCGGCGTTCCAGCGCATCATTTTTGACAGGTTTTCACGTGCCGACCAGGCACGCACCAGCACCACGGGCAGCACCGGCCTGGGGCTGAGCATTGTGCAGGGCATTGTCGCCGCCCACGGCGGCACGGTCTCCGTGGCGAGCAGGCCCGGGAGCACCGTGTTCACCGTGCAGCTGCCGCTGGCGCGTGTCGCCTCGGTCGGCGCCCAAGCCGCGCCCGCACAGTAG
- a CDS encoding YcnI family protein: MRFSRTLKSSAAVGTTAALMMLGLGAASAHVNATPSETAAGAYSLVTFSVAHGCDGSPTTSMTITLPQELTDATPTVNPNWTISTAMEKLDTPRTLANGSKVSERTKSITYTAKTPLADHQRDAFTLSVQLPETAGTTLNFPTLQSCEKGQTDWAQIPAAGADHDSVDAPAPSLTVTAAAAGDGHGGHGTGTNAAAGSGADASGTSDGGASWPAWLGLGAGLAGLALGAAAFVRSGRKA; this comes from the coding sequence ATGCGATTTTCGCGCACCCTCAAGTCCTCCGCCGCCGTCGGCACCACTGCCGCCCTCATGATGCTGGGGCTCGGCGCCGCCTCCGCCCACGTCAACGCCACGCCTTCGGAAACGGCCGCCGGCGCCTATTCGCTGGTCACGTTCTCCGTGGCACACGGCTGCGACGGCTCGCCCACAACGTCCATGACCATCACGCTGCCGCAGGAACTCACCGACGCCACCCCCACCGTCAACCCGAACTGGACCATCAGCACGGCCATGGAAAAGCTCGACACGCCGCGCACCCTGGCCAACGGCAGCAAGGTCAGCGAGCGGACCAAGTCCATCACCTACACGGCCAAGACACCTCTCGCCGACCACCAGCGCGACGCCTTCACCCTCTCCGTCCAGCTGCCGGAAACGGCCGGTACCACCCTGAACTTCCCCACGCTGCAGAGCTGCGAAAAGGGGCAGACGGATTGGGCCCAGATCCCCGCGGCCGGCGCCGACCACGACTCCGTTGACGCCCCCGCCCCGTCGCTGACCGTCACGGCTGCTGCCGCCGGTGACGGACACGGCGGCCACGGCACTGGCACGAATGCTGCGGCCGGTTCCGGCGCGGATGCCTCCGGCACGTCCGACGGCGGCGCCTCCTGGCCGGCATGGCTCGGCCTGGGTGCCGGGCTGGCCGGGCTGGCCCTGGGCGCTGCGGCGTTCGTGCGCAGCGGCCGCAAGGCCTGA